A genomic region of Pyrus communis chromosome 14, drPyrComm1.1, whole genome shotgun sequence contains the following coding sequences:
- the LOC137714836 gene encoding F-box/kelch-repeat protein At3g06240-like has product MADNLPEQIMQDILYRLPLKSLILCTSVCKPWNSMIKNPSFIRTHLNRTIDLNNQFGTHLLLVCCTRIDKQSRFCHGDLELLEHCNLHYDNLAFDEYCKLEFPVVPKEEAGNKVLKVVGVCNGLVLLTDCIFFSGNTVMLCNPSTRKSVTLPKPHYTFKGVRGYYDCIGFGFDAVTTDYKVVRITFEQWPNPSAFYEVYSLAGGSWSDPCSLDHVNGLKRTCKPVFVNGAIHWKAYHRSTNSDSEYFILAFDVGSDTFRRILTPENFRSSCGEDFYISGYGKSIALSKLYYTNIGEHCVDIWLMKECGMEESWTKLTTLCPKGPQTGVCYRPLCIRKSGDLVLVPTDTGRHELICLDLVSMQSKNLGIHGYRYYYAESYVESLILLDKTDAVSY; this is encoded by the coding sequence atGGCTGACAATTTGCCTGAGCAAATCATGCAAGATATACTATATAGACTACCGCTGAAATCTTTGATCCTATGCACCTCGGTGTGCAAGCCATGGAACTCCATGATAAAAAATCCGAGCTTTATACGCACCCACCTCAACCGTACAATCGATCTTAACAACCAGTTTGGCACCCACCTCCTCCTTGTGTGCTGTACTCGTATAGATAAACAGTCTCGATTCTGCCATGGTGACCTTGAGTTATTGGAGCATTGCAATTTGCATTATGATAACCTTGCTTTTGATGAGTACTGCAAACTAGAATTTCCAGTTGTTCCCAAGGAAGAAGCGGGCAATAAAGTTTTAAAGGTGGTCGGGGTTTGTAATGGGCTGGTGCTTCTTAcggattgtatatttttttcagGTAACACCGTCATGTTATGCAACCCGTCTACGAGAAAGTCAGTGACCCTTCCCAAGCCTCATTATACCTTCAAAGGAGTTCGCGGTTATTATGATTgtattggttttggttttgacgcTGTGACTACTGACTATAAGGTTGTGAGAATTACCTTTGAACAATGGCCCAATCCGAGTGCTTTTTATGAGGTTTATTCACTGGCTGGAGGCTCATGGAGTGATCCTTGTTCTTTGGATCACGTAAACGGACTTAAAAGAACTTGCAAACCCGTTTTTGTTAATGGTGCTATTCACTGGAAGGCATACCACCGTTCGACAAATAGTGATTCTGAATATTTCATTTTGGCATTTGACGTGGGCAGCGACACATTTCGCAGGATATTGACTCCAGAGAATTTCAGAAGCTCATGCGGCGAGGACTTTTATATTTCAGGTTACGGGAAATCTATTGCTCTGTCCAAGCTTTATTATACTAATATTGGAGAGCATTGTGTTGATATATGGTTGATGAAAGAGTGTGGCATGGAAGAGTCATGGACCAAATTGACAACTCTATGTCCAAAAGGTCCGCAAACAGGAGTTTGCTACAGGCCATTATGTATTAGGAAGAGTGGTGATCTAGTGTTGGTACCGACTGATACTGGTAGGCATGAATTAATTTGTCTAGACCTTGTGAGCATGCAATCTAAAAATCTTGGAATTCATGGATATAGATATTACTATGCCGAATCTTATGTTGAGAGCCTCATCTTACTTGACAAGACCGATGCAGTTTCTTACTGA
- the LOC137714142 gene encoding F-box protein CPR1-like yields the protein MFRWKLQPGNSKFEPMAHNFPEEIILDILFRLPPKTLIRCTSVCKSWNSMIKNPSFIRTHLNRTIDLNNQFGTHLRLVYCARIVKRSRFRHGDLELLEEQCNLYSDNLAFDEYCKLEFPIAPREELRNKVLDVVSVCNGLVLLADNKVCSGNTFILCNPSMRKSVTLPKPHYTFKGDPGYYYCMGFGFDAVTNDYKVVRITIDHREDQDPSTFYEVYSLAGGSWSDPCFLDHVLGLNNIRKPTAFVNGVIHWDGWRRLTNGGSECFILAFDVGSDSFRSIVTPKDFRRLYSEHLCISGYGKSIALSHSYYTEIIEPRLDIWVMKEYGLEESWTKLITLCPPGPEGQSLYQPLWFRKSGDVVLVLTKSFVNDDSRHELVCLDLVSKQYTNLGIHGYRYYYAESYVESLVLLDKTDAVSY from the coding sequence ATGTTCAGATGGAAATTGCAGCCTGGGAATTCAAAGTTTGAACCAATGGCTCACAATTTTCCTGAGGAAATCATACTTGATATCCTGTTTAGATTACCTCCTAAAACATTGATCAGGTGCACCTCAGTGTGCAAGTCATGGAACTCCATGATAAAAAATCCCAGCTTTATACGCACCCACCTCAACCGTACAATCGATCTTAATAACCAGTTTGGCACCCACCTCCGCCTTGTGTACTGTGCTCGTATAGTTAAACGGTCTAGATTCCGCCATGGTGACCTTGAGTTATTGGAGGAGCAATGTAATTTGTATTCTGACAACCTTGCTTTTGATGAGTACTGCAAACTAGAATTTCCAATTGCTCCCAGGGAAGAACTGCGCAATAAAGTTTTAGACGTGGTCAGCGTTTGTAATGGGCTGGTGCTTCTTGCTGATAATAAAGTTTGTTCAGGTAACACCTTCATTTTATGCAACCCGTCTATGAGAAAGTCAGTGACCCTTCCTAAGCCTCATTATACCTTCAAAGGAGATCCCGGTTATTATTATTGtatgggttttggttttgacgcTGTAACCAATGACTACAAGGTTGTGAGAATTACCATTGATCATAGGGAGGATCAGGATCCGAGTACTTTTTATGAGGTTTATTCACTGGCTGGAGGCTCATGGAGTGATCCTTGTTTTTTGGATCACGTATTAGGACTTAACAATATTCGCAAACCCACTGCTTTTGTTAATGGTGTTATTCACTGGGATGGATGGCGCCGTTTGACAAATGGTGGTTCTGAATGTTTCATTTTGGCATTTGATGTGGGCAGCGACTCATTTCGCAGTATAGTGACACCAAAGGATTTCAGAAGGTTATACAGTGAGCATTTGTGTATTTCAGGTTATGGGAAATCTATTGCTCTGTCCCATTCTTATTATACTGAAATTATTGAGCCTCGTCTTGATATATGGGTGATGAAAGAGTATGGCCTGGAAGAGTCATGGACCAAGTTGATAACACTATGTCCACCAGGTCCAGAAGGACAATCTTTGTACCAACCATTATGGTTTAGGAAGAGTGGTGATGTAGTGTTGGTACTAACTAAAAGTTTTGTGAATGATGATAGTAGGCATGAATTAGTTTGTTTAGACCTTGTGAGCAAGCAATATACAAATCTTGGAATTCATGGATATAGATATTACTATGCTGAATCTTATGTTGAGAGCCTCGTCTTACTCGACAAGACTGATGCAGTTTCTTACTGA